GCTGCTGGAGGCAATTGCTTTACTGGCGATTTTAGGAATCTTGATCAGCCGGCTAGCCATCTTGCTGAATCTCATTTTGAAAAACGAATTCCTGACCGCCCTGATCCTAGCCATCCTAGTCTTTTTCGAGCGCGCCTACTGGTATCCCTACTGCGGCATTGGCGGCGATTACTCAATCTATCCCTTCCCCTACTTTCAGGTTGGCCGGCTAGTCACGGGCACGCAGAGCTCTATGTACGCACAAAACGGTCTCACATTTGCTAAAGGCATGCTGGTGACCGCTGCCTATGTGATCGTGCTGGAAATTCTGATTAAAATTATTTTGCTGGCGACAAAATCAGGCTATCTAAGGAGAAAATCATGATTAAAATCAGCCAATTAGATAAAAGTTTTAAAAATAAAGGCAGCCGGCAAGAAGTCTTAAAACAAATCGACCTGGATTTTCAACCCGGCCAGATTATCGGCCTGGTCGCACCCAATGGAACTGGTAAATCAACTTTGATTAATCTAATCATGGGCTATCTGCGGCCGACTGCCGGAACGATTGAGATTGATGGTGCCCGTTACAAAAATGAAGGCCAACGTGTAAAAATCCATCACAAAATTGTCACTTTGCCCGACCAGTTCGACTTGGAACCAGCCCTTTCCGGCCTCGATCATTTAAAACTTTACACCGGTGCTTACGGCCATGATAAAGACCGTGTGACAAAAATCATCGATCAGCTGAACATGTCCGGCTACGTGAAGAAAGCCGTTTCCAGTTATTCACTAGGCATGCGCCAACGACTGGTGTTTGCCATGGTCCTGGCTGCCGATGCCGATTATTTGATGCTGGATGAAGTCATGAACGGCCTGGATTTAAATAACGTCGAGCTGTTGTCGGATATCCTGCGGGCTCTGCGTGATTCCGGGAAAACCCTGATTATTGCTTCCCATATCCTAGCCAATCTGCAGTCAATTGCCGATCGGATTATCTTTTTGCATCACGGCAAAGTCGTCTTGGATTCTATCCAGCAGCAAGACGAGCAATTATTCGTCAAAGCTGACCTGACTGATACAGAATTGGCCAAACTGCCTGACGTCTTGAGTCACCATGCCATTAATTCTGTCGGTTACCGCCGGCTTTTCCCAGTCAGCACGCAGGGCTATGATTATGTGATCCGAGAAATTAAAAAAATCTCGCCAGCCGAAATCAGTTTCGGGACGAGAAATCTGGAAGATTATTATTGGAAATTCTTTGGTCAAGAGCAGTCGGCTGTTTGATTATTTTTTCAGGATTGAATCTGCAATCCGGCTGGTCAATTGCTGCCCGCTGGCTTGATCAAGATTGTTCTCTGTCAAAATCGCGACCAGATAGCGCTCTTTATCGGCAAATCCAATTGAATTCACATACCAGCGGTCTTGTGCGTTATTCAGCCAGCCGTTTTTAAAAGCCGGATCAGGCATGGTGCCAATGCCAAAACGCTGTCCGGGAACGATGCCTGCCATCACATTCAGGATATATGCCTGGTCAACTGCGGGCATTTTTTTAATATACTGCAATAGCTTGATCTGATCGGCAGCCGTTGTCGAAGACAGGCCAAAGCCGCTGTAATTAGCAACCGTCCCGGTCATCCCCAGCTTGGCCCAGAAAGCCATCAAGGCACGAAAGCCGCCGACCCGATAAAAAAGAGAGGTGGCAGCGTCATTGTCTGAAAACCGGATCATGGCCTGCGCTGTCTTGTCCAGATTGCCGCTTAAAGGGCCGTCGTCTTCAACAAGCATGGTTAAAATTGCAGCCTTAATCGAACTAGCCTGCCAGAAATTCGACCCGCCATTTTGAAAAGTCAGCTGACGGCCAGTCTGCGTGTCTAAGACAGAGACATCGACGCGAGTTTGGCCGATTAAAGCATTGATACGGCTTGTAAAGTCGGCTTGTGTCAGCATCGGGTCATTTGCAGCCGCGGCAGTGGCAGCGGCTAGGCGTTTTGCTGCCTGTTTTCTAGCAGTTACGCGGGCATAAGCACGCTGAGCCCAGGATTGAGACAGGATAAAACGGCGCGCTGGGCGAGTGCGGCGTGTCTTGCCAAGAATTTGAGAATTGTTTGCGACATAAATAAAAGCCCCCGCTAAGAGGACTGCAGAACAAATCACAAGCCACTTCTTTTTCATGGCAATCATCATACGCCTTTTCAATAAAATCCTGATTAAGCTTCCCGGGCAATCGTCTGCCAATCGTCCATGTAGACAAATCCGACTGCCTTTTCACCTGTATGTACACCGATCAAAGGACCGATTGTGATCAAGTCGCTTCGCAAATCGGGATAGGCTTCTTTAAAAGATGCCTGCCATTTTGTCGTCAGCTCGCGGTTGTTGGCATCAGCTAAAAGCACGCGGACTGGTTCGTCAAAACTGGGAAGATCCATCTCAAAACGTTTCAGTACCCAATCCCAGGCACGTTTCAGGTGCCTTTCTTTGGCAATTGCCACGATTTTACCTTCATCATTAAAAGTAAGAATCGGTTTGATATTCAAAAGCCCGGCCACCAAAGCGACACCGCCGGCCAGACGCCCAGTCCGTTTTAAATGACTGATATCATCCACGATGATAAAGAC
The Oenococcus kitaharae DSM 17330 DNA segment above includes these coding regions:
- a CDS encoding serine hydrolase; its protein translation is MKKKWLVICSAVLLAGAFIYVANNSQILGKTRRTRPARRFILSQSWAQRAYARVTARKQAAKRLAAATAAAANDPMLTQADFTSRINALIGQTRVDVSVLDTQTGRQLTFQNGGSNFWQASSIKAAILTMLVEDDGPLSGNLDKTAQAMIRFSDNDAATSLFYRVGGFRALMAFWAKLGMTGTVANYSGFGLSSTTAADQIKLLQYIKKMPAVDQAYILNVMAGIVPGQRFGIGTMPDPAFKNGWLNNAQDRWYVNSIGFADKERYLVAILTENNLDQASGQQLTSRIADSILKK
- a CDS encoding ABC transporter ATP-binding protein; this translates as MIKISQLDKSFKNKGSRQEVLKQIDLDFQPGQIIGLVAPNGTGKSTLINLIMGYLRPTAGTIEIDGARYKNEGQRVKIHHKIVTLPDQFDLEPALSGLDHLKLYTGAYGHDKDRVTKIIDQLNMSGYVKKAVSSYSLGMRQRLVFAMVLAADADYLMLDEVMNGLDLNNVELLSDILRALRDSGKTLIIASHILANLQSIADRIIFLHHGKVVLDSIQQQDEQLFVKADLTDTELAKLPDVLSHHAINSVGYRRLFPVSTQGYDYVIREIKKISPAEISFGTRNLEDYYWKFFGQEQSAV